The Metabacillus litoralis genome contains a region encoding:
- the allC gene encoding allantoate deiminase translates to MKERESSALFIEIEQMVEWLAQFGRSQSGGVTRLLYTDAWQEAQHALKKKMEQLGLITNFDDVGNLFGRLKGTHEDAKTILTGSHIDTVRDGGKYDGAYGIIAAVIAVQRLQEQYGTPKKNIEVVSLCEEEGSRFPMTYWGSGNITGVKSFEDITDIKDSEEIQFEEAMNKVGFGQGKFLEPYRNDLECFLELHIEQGIVLEKEEKAIGLVSHIVGQRRYNVTVFGESNHAGTTPMMWRKDAMYTAAELIQALIDRGKETSPDLVVTIGQISLKPNIANVIPKEATFSVDIRHSEECVLDQFCNQVFQELELIANKHQTKLTIHNWMNEKPVKMSEKLNNLSEKILEEEQIPYKWMTSGAGHDSQIFGPFCPTSLLFVPSQNGISHSPLEFTKTEDLEIGIKVLMKILYELAY, encoded by the coding sequence ATGAAAGAGAGAGAATCATCTGCCTTATTCATAGAGATTGAACAGATGGTTGAGTGGCTGGCTCAATTCGGAAGAAGTCAAAGTGGTGGCGTGACAAGATTATTATATACAGATGCTTGGCAGGAGGCTCAACATGCACTTAAAAAGAAAATGGAGCAGCTTGGCCTAATAACAAATTTTGACGATGTTGGTAATTTATTTGGAAGATTAAAAGGAACTCATGAAGATGCTAAGACAATTTTAACAGGATCACATATTGATACGGTAAGAGATGGTGGGAAATATGATGGTGCATATGGAATCATTGCAGCTGTAATAGCTGTTCAGCGTTTGCAGGAACAGTATGGAACTCCTAAGAAAAATATAGAGGTTGTCTCTTTGTGTGAAGAAGAGGGAAGTCGCTTTCCGATGACTTATTGGGGATCGGGGAATATAACTGGCGTTAAATCTTTTGAAGATATAACGGATATAAAAGATTCAGAAGAAATTCAGTTTGAAGAGGCGATGAATAAGGTTGGCTTTGGTCAAGGTAAATTCTTGGAGCCATATCGTAATGATCTTGAATGTTTTTTAGAACTTCATATTGAACAAGGGATTGTATTGGAGAAGGAAGAGAAGGCGATTGGTTTAGTGAGTCATATTGTTGGTCAACGTAGATACAATGTTACTGTTTTTGGCGAAAGTAATCATGCAGGAACAACTCCGATGATGTGGCGTAAAGATGCGATGTATACAGCAGCAGAGCTTATTCAAGCTCTCATAGATCGAGGGAAAGAAACTTCACCTGACTTAGTGGTGACGATTGGTCAAATAAGTTTAAAACCAAACATAGCAAATGTTATACCGAAGGAAGCAACATTTAGTGTTGATATTCGGCATAGTGAAGAGTGTGTGTTAGATCAGTTTTGTAATCAAGTCTTTCAAGAGCTTGAACTAATTGCGAATAAACATCAAACAAAGCTAACTATTCATAATTGGATGAATGAAAAGCCGGTCAAGATGAGTGAAAAACTAAATAATTTATCTGAGAAGATTTTAGAAGAAGAACAAATTCCTTATAAATGGATGACAAGTGGTGCTGGGCATGATTCCCAAATTTTCGGTCCATTTTGTCCGACTTCATTATTATTTGTTCCTAGTCAAAATGGAATCAGTCATTCTCCGTTGGAATTTACGAAAACTGAGGATTTGGAAATAGGTATAAAAGTATTAATGAAAATTTTATATGAACTAGCGTATTAA
- a CDS encoding pyridoxal-phosphate-dependent aminotransferase family protein, producing MSVFQEINAPLRTIMTPGPVEVDPRVLRAMSTPILGQFDPAFTEMMNETMEMLRQIFQTKNQWAFPIDGTSRSGIEAVMCSVIEPGDKVLIPIFGRFGHLLTEIAERNGAEIHTIDCEWGKVFDQQEVIDEIKRVKPKVLAIVHGETSTGCMQPLDKIGPACRELDVLCIVDAVATIAGTEVKVDEWKLDAVIGGTQKCLSVPSGMAPITYNERIEEILVKRKKVEKGIATENDHVNVGRSIRSNYFDLSQLQDYWGERRLNHHTEATSMLYALREGVRIVLQEGLSGRFERHQLHEKALVEGIKAMGLELLNDVPWKLPMVTCVRIPDGIDGEEVRSILLNQFGIEIASSFGPLHGKIWRIGTMGYSCRKENVLFVLSALEAVLIRLGANLHVGKGLQATLDIYESMNLVAK from the coding sequence ATGAGTGTTTTTCAAGAAATTAATGCACCATTACGAACCATTATGACACCGGGACCGGTTGAGGTTGATCCAAGAGTGTTAAGAGCAATGAGTACACCGATTTTAGGGCAATTTGATCCTGCTTTTACTGAAATGATGAATGAAACAATGGAGATGCTTCGCCAGATTTTTCAAACGAAAAATCAATGGGCGTTTCCGATAGATGGAACATCCCGTTCAGGTATTGAAGCTGTGATGTGTAGTGTTATTGAGCCTGGAGATAAAGTGTTAATTCCGATTTTTGGAAGGTTTGGTCATTTATTAACGGAAATTGCTGAACGAAATGGAGCGGAAATCCATACGATTGATTGCGAATGGGGGAAAGTTTTTGATCAGCAAGAAGTGATTGATGAAATCAAAAGGGTAAAGCCTAAGGTGCTAGCAATTGTTCATGGTGAAACCTCAACAGGGTGTATGCAGCCTTTAGATAAAATTGGTCCTGCGTGTCGAGAGCTTGATGTTTTATGTATTGTGGATGCGGTGGCTACAATTGCTGGGACAGAAGTAAAAGTAGATGAATGGAAGCTGGATGCGGTGATTGGTGGGACTCAAAAATGCTTGTCTGTTCCTTCGGGGATGGCGCCGATTACGTATAATGAACGAATAGAAGAAATCTTAGTGAAAAGAAAAAAAGTAGAAAAAGGAATAGCCACAGAAAATGATCACGTAAATGTTGGTCGATCAATTCGTAGTAACTATTTCGATTTAAGCCAGCTTCAGGATTACTGGGGAGAAAGAAGACTGAATCATCATACAGAAGCAACTTCAATGTTATATGCCTTACGTGAAGGAGTTCGAATTGTCTTACAAGAGGGGTTATCTGGACGGTTTGAGCGACACCAATTACATGAAAAAGCACTTGTTGAAGGAATAAAAGCAATGGGATTAGAGTTATTGAATGATGTTCCGTGGAAACTTCCGATGGTGACCTGTGTGCGTATACCTGATGGCATTGATGGAGAGGAAGTTCGGTCAATACTTCTTAATCAATTTGGGATCGAGATTGCAAGCTCTTTTGGTCCTCTCCATGGGAAAATTTGGAGAATCGGAACGATGGGATATAGCTGTCGAAAAGAAAATGTCTTATTTGTTCTGTCAGCTCTTGAAGCTGTTCTAATTCGTCTGGGAGCAAACTTACATGTAGGAAAAGGTTTGCAAGCTACGTTGGATATTTATGAATCAATGAATTTGGTAGCTAAATAG
- a CDS encoding amidase produces MSDRWNAFFDEKIELEPTKGGTLNGLTFAVKDVISIKGYKNGAGNPDWLKTHKESQEHAPVVVCLLEQGAKLVGTTQTDEIMYSLNGENFHYGTPVNPKDPRRIPGGSSSGSAVAVAAGLVDFAIGTDTGGSVRIPSSYCGIYGFRPTHEAISVDGVIPLARSFDTVGWMTRDPELLCRVGEVLLEAQNTSGSFTEMFFAEDAWGLLGDEYREALLKTVSSMKLPKIREWVKISEEGLSEWSSAFRILQGLEIWNEHGEWIKKEKPTFGPGISERFQWTSTLNSSESRQQFQFRENMKQSISGLLGESGIICIPTAPGPAPLLNLYGEKAEQYRMKAMQLSCIAGLAGLPQVTLPLTEVNGLPIGLSFIANQDQDLKLLNWVKSILR; encoded by the coding sequence GTGAGTGATCGATGGAATGCATTTTTTGATGAAAAAATAGAATTGGAACCAACAAAAGGTGGAACATTAAACGGTTTAACGTTTGCTGTAAAAGATGTTATATCGATTAAAGGGTACAAAAATGGTGCTGGAAATCCAGATTGGTTAAAAACTCATAAAGAATCACAAGAACATGCTCCGGTAGTTGTATGTCTTTTAGAACAAGGTGCAAAGTTAGTGGGAACTACACAAACGGATGAAATAATGTACAGTTTAAATGGTGAAAATTTCCATTATGGTACACCTGTAAATCCGAAGGACCCGAGACGAATTCCAGGAGGTTCCTCAAGTGGATCAGCTGTTGCGGTTGCAGCTGGTTTAGTTGATTTTGCTATAGGGACCGATACAGGTGGTTCTGTTCGAATACCTTCGTCTTATTGTGGAATATATGGCTTTCGCCCAACTCATGAAGCTATTTCGGTTGATGGAGTAATTCCGTTGGCAAGAAGCTTTGACACAGTTGGATGGATGACAAGAGACCCGGAACTATTATGTAGAGTCGGAGAAGTGCTATTGGAAGCTCAAAATACAAGTGGTAGTTTTACGGAAATGTTTTTTGCTGAAGATGCATGGGGATTATTGGGTGATGAATATAGAGAGGCATTGTTAAAGACTGTCTCTTCAATGAAACTTCCGAAAATAAGAGAATGGGTCAAAATATCGGAAGAAGGATTATCTGAATGGTCAAGTGCTTTCAGAATTTTACAAGGACTTGAGATTTGGAATGAACATGGAGAATGGATTAAAAAAGAAAAGCCAACATTTGGACCTGGCATTTCTGAAAGGTTTCAATGGACGAGTACGCTTAACTCAAGTGAGAGTCGGCAACAATTTCAGTTTAGGGAGAATATGAAACAATCGATATCTGGGCTCTTAGGGGAAAGTGGAATTATTTGTATTCCGACAGCGCCAGGTCCGGCGCCGCTCCTAAATTTGTATGGAGAAAAAGCGGAACAGTATCGAATGAAAGCAATGCAACTTTCCTGTATAGCGGGGTTGGCTGGTTTGCCGCAGGTTACACTTCCTTTAACAGAAGTGAATGGGCTTCCGATAGGTTTATCGTTTATTGCAAATCAGGATCAAGATCTTAAGCTTCTTAATTGGGTAAAGAGTATTTTAAGATAG
- a CDS encoding PucR family transcriptional regulator produces MRLIDLLNLSVFHGAKLLGGHQGTDREVNTVNMMDAPDIIHFLKKDELLVTTAFHFKDDLHALLQLIKEMEKQGCAGLGIKTKRFLQEIPRDVITLANKLNIPLLELPVDTSLGDIVNKSLSHILEIRTNELHHAMDAHQQFTNQIMNGQGIRKMLDNLSNLIDSPVFLVNDHLLPLTKLNWQTDIYLYLDQIANEYLFHLSKASYTAFSLLNNNKDTVTIFPVYTHRQSNYLCVLGNIPPTDRSTILTIEQATNVISFELMKENALKQMTRRLQNEFFSNFINDAFSTQDEIISRGKEFGLIEDQRYLCAVGQIDYDDKDKSYLQLQSDKELIYDTIEYELQNFEEKIHLFTNEQSYIFLLELNGTRKEYEDSFVQLLEKLQMRIRSHYKENLSFGISMYAEELTSVTVSYKEATEALYFGRMSGKTQFIEIYQPKEVPEILRMVPYDHLKKFYDDTFQAFANDSKKDHQVLLHTLSVYLETHCQLSETAKRLYVHRNTVIYRLEKCEEMIGRSLKEPDETLRLRLAFRIKALLHGATKN; encoded by the coding sequence ATGAGATTAATTGATTTACTGAATCTTTCTGTTTTTCACGGAGCAAAATTACTAGGTGGGCATCAAGGAACTGATCGTGAAGTGAACACAGTTAATATGATGGATGCACCTGACATTATTCACTTTTTAAAAAAAGACGAACTTCTTGTTACAACAGCCTTTCATTTTAAAGATGATCTTCATGCATTACTACAACTTATTAAGGAAATGGAGAAACAAGGATGTGCAGGATTAGGGATTAAAACGAAGCGTTTTTTGCAGGAGATTCCTAGAGATGTGATCACTCTCGCTAACAAGCTTAATATTCCGTTGCTAGAGCTTCCTGTTGATACATCACTTGGAGATATTGTCAACAAATCACTTAGTCATATTCTAGAAATTCGAACAAATGAACTTCATCATGCTATGGATGCACACCAACAATTCACAAATCAAATTATGAATGGACAGGGTATTCGTAAAATGTTAGATAACTTATCCAACCTTATTGATTCACCTGTCTTTTTAGTAAATGACCATTTACTTCCACTGACAAAACTAAATTGGCAAACAGATATTTATTTGTATTTGGATCAAATCGCAAATGAATATCTGTTTCATCTTTCAAAAGCATCATATACAGCTTTTTCACTATTAAATAACAACAAAGACACAGTTACCATTTTTCCGGTTTACACACATAGGCAGTCCAACTATCTTTGTGTTTTAGGTAACATCCCACCAACAGATCGTTCCACTATATTAACGATAGAACAAGCAACTAACGTCATTTCATTTGAATTAATGAAAGAAAATGCTTTAAAGCAAATGACAAGACGCCTACAAAATGAATTTTTCTCCAATTTCATTAATGATGCATTTTCAACACAAGATGAGATCATTAGTCGTGGAAAGGAATTCGGACTAATAGAGGATCAACGCTATTTATGTGCTGTGGGACAAATAGATTATGATGACAAAGACAAATCTTATCTTCAACTTCAGTCAGACAAGGAATTAATTTACGATACTATTGAATATGAGCTACAAAACTTTGAGGAAAAAATCCATCTCTTCACTAACGAACAGTCTTACATTTTTTTATTAGAGTTAAATGGAACAAGAAAGGAATATGAAGATTCATTTGTTCAGTTATTAGAAAAACTACAAATGCGGATAAGGAGTCATTATAAGGAAAATCTTTCATTTGGAATAAGCATGTATGCAGAAGAACTTACATCTGTTACAGTGTCATACAAAGAAGCAACAGAGGCTCTATATTTTGGAAGGATGTCAGGTAAAACACAATTTATTGAAATTTATCAACCAAAGGAAGTACCAGAAATTTTACGAATGGTTCCTTATGATCATTTAAAAAAGTTTTATGACGATACATTCCAAGCTTTTGCCAACGATTCTAAAAAGGATCATCAGGTCCTGCTCCATACTTTATCTGTTTATTTAGAAACACATTGTCAGCTATCAGAAACAGCAAAGAGACTATACGTTCATCGAAATACTGTTATTTATCGGTTGGAAAAATGCGAGGAAATGATTGGAAGAAGCTTAAAAGAACCCGATGAAACGCTACGCCTCCGCCTCGCTTTTAGAATTAAAGCACTACTTCACGGAGCAACTAAGAATTAA
- a CDS encoding fumarylacetoacetate hydrolase family protein, with protein MKLATIKNEGKELAVIVTAEKAVSIREINRVLGVNWSEDLFNILQKNQLSSLNDWYRSGGLDQLGSSSLVDVDNLSFGPLYRNPGKIWGVGMNYVEKAIELSGSPPGEEPVIFMKPLTSVIGPDDQIVLPDQSSQVTAEAELGVIIGKTCKNIKEEEAHNVVAGFTTTLDMTAKDIHAKDPRFLQRSKSFDTFFSFGPYFLTVDEWEDLEDLRVMTSINGCARHQNVVRNMMFKPWWIVSFFSEIMTLHPGDIIMTGTPGSVLIRDGDVVGCEISGFKELRNSVVGKYSVNRLE; from the coding sequence ATGAAACTTGCAACAATAAAGAACGAAGGTAAAGAGCTTGCTGTTATTGTTACAGCTGAAAAAGCTGTTTCTATTCGAGAGATTAATAGGGTTCTTGGAGTGAATTGGAGTGAAGACCTTTTTAATATTTTACAAAAAAATCAACTTTCTTCATTGAATGACTGGTATAGAAGTGGAGGGTTGGATCAACTCGGAAGTTCTTCGTTAGTGGATGTTGATAACTTGTCATTTGGCCCTTTGTATCGCAATCCAGGAAAGATATGGGGAGTGGGGATGAATTACGTTGAAAAGGCCATTGAGTTATCCGGAAGTCCACCTGGGGAAGAGCCTGTTATTTTTATGAAGCCACTTACTAGTGTGATAGGTCCTGATGATCAGATCGTTTTGCCGGATCAATCTTCACAGGTTACAGCGGAGGCTGAGCTTGGTGTTATTATCGGGAAAACGTGCAAAAATATTAAGGAAGAGGAAGCGCATAATGTTGTTGCTGGTTTTACAACAACGTTAGATATGACGGCAAAAGATATACATGCAAAGGATCCACGTTTTTTACAACGCTCCAAAAGCTTTGATACGTTTTTTAGTTTCGGCCCATACTTTTTAACAGTAGATGAATGGGAAGACTTAGAAGATTTAAGAGTAATGACAAGTATAAATGGTTGTGCGAGGCATCAAAACGTTGTCCGCAACATGATGTTTAAACCTTGGTGGATTGTTTCCTTTTTCTCAGAAATAATGACCCTACATCCTGGAGATATCATTATGACGGGTACTCCGGGATCGGTTCTGATTCGTGACGGGGATGTTGTGGGATGTGAAATCTCTGGGTTTAAGGAGTTGAGAAATTCAGTTGTAGGAAAATATAGTGTTAATCGATTGGAGTAG